The following are from one region of the Heliangelus exortis chromosome 2, bHelExo1.hap1, whole genome shotgun sequence genome:
- the PDIA4 gene encoding protein disulfide-isomerase A4 isoform X1, producing MRPSGVRVVLLLLVLAQIAVPARGAAAEEDDNEYGESVTKEDDDDDGDAGNEDDDDDDSEVKEENGVLILNDANFDTFTADKDTVLLEFYAPWCGHCKQFAPEYEKIAKTLKENDPPIPVAKVDATASTSLASRFDVSGYPTIKILKKGQPVDYDGSRTEDAIVAKVKEVSDPSWNPPPEATLVLTQDNFDDIVSSADIILVEFYAPWCGHCKRLAPEYEKAAQELSKRTPPIPLAKVDAIAETELAKKFDVTGYPTLKIFRKGKPYDYSGPREKYGIVEYMAEQAGPPSKQIQATKQVQEFLRDGDDVIIIGVFSGENDKAYQLYQEAANGLREDYKFHHTFSNEIAKLLKASPGKLIFMQPEKFQSKHEPKMHVLDLKDSADGSEIKEHVLKHALPLVGHRKPSNDAKRYAKRPLVVVYYSVDFGFDYRVATQFWRGKVLEVAKDFPEYVFAISDEEDYSSEIKDLGLLESGEDVNVAILDEGGKKYAMEPEEFDSDVLRQFVLAFKKGKLKPIVKSQPVPKNNKGPVKVVVGKTFDTIVMDPKNDVLIEFYAPWCGHCKKLEPVYTELGKKYKNEKNLVIAKMDATANDVTSDHYKVEGFPTIYFAPREKKNNPIKFEGGDRDLEHLSKFIEEHATKLSRTKQEL from the exons ATGAGGCCGAGTGGGGTGCgggtggtgctgctgctgctggttctgGCCCAGATCGCCGTCCCGGCGCGGGGTGCCGCAGCAGAGGAGGACGACAACGAGTACGGAG aatCAGTTACAaaagaagatgatgatgatgatggtgatgctggcaatgaagatgatgatgatgatgattctgaagttaaagaagaaaatggtgTATTAATCTTGAACGATGCAAACTTTGACACCTTTACTGCAGACAAGGACACTGTTCTGCTGGAGTTCTATGCACCATG GTGCGGGCACTGCAAGCAGTTTGCTCCTGAATATGAAAAGATTGCCAAAACTCTGAAGGAAAATGACCCTCCTATTCCAGTTGCCAAAGTAGATGCTACTGCATCCACTTCACTAGCAAGTCGTTTTGATGTCAGTGGCTACCCAACCATCAAAATCTTGAAAAAAGGCCAACCTGTTGACTACGATGGTTCTCGGACAGAAGATG CAATTGTGGCCAAAGTCAAGGAGGTTTCTGATCCCAGTTGGAACCCTCCACCAGAAGCTACCCTGGTATTGACCCAGGATAATTTTGATGACATCGTGAGTAGTGCTGACATAATCCTGGTGGAGTTCTATGCTCCATG GTGTGGACACTGCAAAAGACTTGCTCCAGAATATGAGAAGGCTGCCCAAGAGCTCAGCAAGCGCACACCTCCTATTCCTCTGGCTAAAGTTGATGCCATTGCTGAAACTGAGCTTGCCAAGAAGTTTGATGTTACTGGCTACCCAACTCTGAAAATTTTCCGCAAAGGCAAACCTTATGACTACAGTGGTCCACGGGAAAAATACG GTATTGTTGAATACATGGCTGAACAGGCTGGTCCTCCATCCAAACAGATTCAAGCAACCAAGCAGGTACAGGAATTTCTGAGGGATGGGGATGATGTCATCATCATTGGTGTCTTTAGCGGAGAGAATGACAAAGCCTACCAGCTCTATCAGGAAGCAg CTAATGGTTTAAGAGAGGATTACAAGTTCCACCACACCTTCAGCAATGAAATTGCAAAACTGTTGAAAGCATCTCCAGGAAAACTGATTTTCATGCAGCCAGAAAAATTTCAGTCAAAGCATGAGCCCAAGATGCATGTTTTGGATCTTAAA gacTCTGCAGATGGATCAGAGATTAAAGAGCATGTGCTAAAACATGCTTTGCCTCTAGTTGGTCATCGCAAGCCTTCCAATGATGCTAAAAGATATGCTAAGCGTCCTCTAGTTGTTGTATATTATTCTGTAGACTTTGGTTTCGACTATCGTGTTG CTACCCAGTTCTGGAGAGGCAAAGTCCTGGAAGTGGCCAAAGACTTCCCTGAATATGTGTTTGCTATTTCTGATGAGGAAGACtattcttctgaaataaaagatttgGGCCTACTTGAGAGTGGAGAGGATGTCAATGTTGCCATTCTGGATGAAGGTGGCAAGAAGTATGCCATGGAGCCAGAAGAGTTTGACTCTGATGTACTCAGGCAATTTGTGCTGGCATTTAAAAAAG GAAAACTGAAGCCTATTGTGAAGTCCCAGCCAGtgccaaaaaataataaaggacCTGTGAAAGTGGTAGTGGGCAAAACTTTTGATACTATAGTAATGGATCCAAAGAATGATGTTCTCATAGAGTTCTATGCCCCGTGGTGTGGACACTGCAAGAAACTAGAACCAGTGTATACCgagctaggaaaaaaatacaagaatgagaaaaatctAGTCATAGCCAAGATGGATGCTACTGCTAATGATGTGACGAGTGACCACTACAAAGTAGAGGGATTCCCCACTATCTACTTTGCTCCAAGGGAGAAGAAGAACAACCCTATTAAATTTGAAGGCGGGGACAGAGATTTAGAGCATTTGAGCAAATTTATAGAGGAGCATGCAACAAAACTCTCTAGAACAAAACAAGAGCTTTAG
- the PDIA4 gene encoding protein disulfide-isomerase A4 isoform X2, with the protein MRPSGVRVVLLLLVLAQIAVPARGAAAEEDDNEYGESVTKEDDDDDGDAGNEDDDDDDSEVKEENGVLILNDANFDTFTADKDTVLLEFYAPWCGHCKRLAPEYEKAAQELSKRTPPIPLAKVDAIAETELAKKFDVTGYPTLKIFRKGKPYDYSGPREKYGIVEYMAEQAGPPSKQIQATKQVQEFLRDGDDVIIIGVFSGENDKAYQLYQEAANGLREDYKFHHTFSNEIAKLLKASPGKLIFMQPEKFQSKHEPKMHVLDLKDSADGSEIKEHVLKHALPLVGHRKPSNDAKRYAKRPLVVVYYSVDFGFDYRVATQFWRGKVLEVAKDFPEYVFAISDEEDYSSEIKDLGLLESGEDVNVAILDEGGKKYAMEPEEFDSDVLRQFVLAFKKGKLKPIVKSQPVPKNNKGPVKVVVGKTFDTIVMDPKNDVLIEFYAPWCGHCKKLEPVYTELGKKYKNEKNLVIAKMDATANDVTSDHYKVEGFPTIYFAPREKKNNPIKFEGGDRDLEHLSKFIEEHATKLSRTKQEL; encoded by the exons ATGAGGCCGAGTGGGGTGCgggtggtgctgctgctgctggttctgGCCCAGATCGCCGTCCCGGCGCGGGGTGCCGCAGCAGAGGAGGACGACAACGAGTACGGAG aatCAGTTACAaaagaagatgatgatgatgatggtgatgctggcaatgaagatgatgatgatgatgattctgaagttaaagaagaaaatggtgTATTAATCTTGAACGATGCAAACTTTGACACCTTTACTGCAGACAAGGACACTGTTCTGCTGGAGTTCTATGCACCATG GTGTGGACACTGCAAAAGACTTGCTCCAGAATATGAGAAGGCTGCCCAAGAGCTCAGCAAGCGCACACCTCCTATTCCTCTGGCTAAAGTTGATGCCATTGCTGAAACTGAGCTTGCCAAGAAGTTTGATGTTACTGGCTACCCAACTCTGAAAATTTTCCGCAAAGGCAAACCTTATGACTACAGTGGTCCACGGGAAAAATACG GTATTGTTGAATACATGGCTGAACAGGCTGGTCCTCCATCCAAACAGATTCAAGCAACCAAGCAGGTACAGGAATTTCTGAGGGATGGGGATGATGTCATCATCATTGGTGTCTTTAGCGGAGAGAATGACAAAGCCTACCAGCTCTATCAGGAAGCAg CTAATGGTTTAAGAGAGGATTACAAGTTCCACCACACCTTCAGCAATGAAATTGCAAAACTGTTGAAAGCATCTCCAGGAAAACTGATTTTCATGCAGCCAGAAAAATTTCAGTCAAAGCATGAGCCCAAGATGCATGTTTTGGATCTTAAA gacTCTGCAGATGGATCAGAGATTAAAGAGCATGTGCTAAAACATGCTTTGCCTCTAGTTGGTCATCGCAAGCCTTCCAATGATGCTAAAAGATATGCTAAGCGTCCTCTAGTTGTTGTATATTATTCTGTAGACTTTGGTTTCGACTATCGTGTTG CTACCCAGTTCTGGAGAGGCAAAGTCCTGGAAGTGGCCAAAGACTTCCCTGAATATGTGTTTGCTATTTCTGATGAGGAAGACtattcttctgaaataaaagatttgGGCCTACTTGAGAGTGGAGAGGATGTCAATGTTGCCATTCTGGATGAAGGTGGCAAGAAGTATGCCATGGAGCCAGAAGAGTTTGACTCTGATGTACTCAGGCAATTTGTGCTGGCATTTAAAAAAG GAAAACTGAAGCCTATTGTGAAGTCCCAGCCAGtgccaaaaaataataaaggacCTGTGAAAGTGGTAGTGGGCAAAACTTTTGATACTATAGTAATGGATCCAAAGAATGATGTTCTCATAGAGTTCTATGCCCCGTGGTGTGGACACTGCAAGAAACTAGAACCAGTGTATACCgagctaggaaaaaaatacaagaatgagaaaaatctAGTCATAGCCAAGATGGATGCTACTGCTAATGATGTGACGAGTGACCACTACAAAGTAGAGGGATTCCCCACTATCTACTTTGCTCCAAGGGAGAAGAAGAACAACCCTATTAAATTTGAAGGCGGGGACAGAGATTTAGAGCATTTGAGCAAATTTATAGAGGAGCATGCAACAAAACTCTCTAGAACAAAACAAGAGCTTTAG